A part of Helicobacter fennelliae genomic DNA contains:
- a CDS encoding DUF5718 family protein has protein sequence MDKMLGFGVAGNFANHLEQAGEACDFAQIEGEEENAPKGLFPFYIPHNEGFLGRFCYDNHKIILPKNQSFNIQAEPEVGLECEIIYQDNHIKSIQPKFFMAFNDVSIRNDKNAKKLSQKKNFSSGSKAIGQKIALDVFDVGGICDRYSIASFVESQGVMESYGEKSELVTYSYFYTKLLDWIARKLNTQEDCGVLENLWHFIQEARYPSKAIFAVGATRYTPKNEHRFLKNGDKVAIIVYNHTKYTFDDIQEIAKHRKNGLADMSVIYQDVVQG, from the coding sequence ATGGATAAAATGTTGGGATTTGGAGTAGCGGGGAATTTCGCAAATCATCTCGAGCAGGCAGGAGAAGCGTGTGATTTTGCGCAGATTGAGGGAGAGGAAGAAAACGCGCCAAAAGGGCTTTTTCCGTTTTACATTCCTCATAATGAGGGGTTTTTGGGGAGATTTTGCTATGACAATCACAAAATAATCCTACCCAAAAACCAGTCATTCAATATCCAAGCAGAGCCAGAAGTAGGGCTTGAATGCGAGATCATCTATCAAGACAATCATATCAAATCAATCCAGCCTAAATTTTTTATGGCGTTTAATGATGTCTCAATTCGCAATGACAAAAACGCAAAAAAACTCTCGCAGAAAAAAAATTTTTCAAGCGGCTCAAAAGCGATAGGGCAAAAAATAGCACTTGATGTGTTTGATGTGGGCGGGATTTGCGATCGCTATTCAATCGCTTCATTTGTCGAGTCGCAAGGTGTGATGGAATCATATGGCGAAAAAAGCGAGCTTGTAACTTATAGTTATTTTTATACCAAATTGCTTGATTGGATCGCAAGAAAGCTCAATACGCAGGAGGATTGCGGGGTTTTGGAGAATCTTTGGCACTTCATACAAGAGGCACGATACCCAAGCAAAGCGATTTTTGCAGTCGGTGCGACGCGCTACACGCCAAAAAACGAGCATAGATTTTTGAAAAATGGCGATAAAGTCGCAATCATAGTCTATAACCACACAAAATACACATTTGATGATATACAAGAAATCGCTAAGCACAGAAAAAATGGCTTAGCTGATATGTCAGTGATTTATCAAGATGTTGTGCAGGGGTAG
- a CDS encoding RNA recognition motif domain-containing protein, producing the protein MKSIYVGNLAYSATNQDLVDLFTQFGKVESVKLINDRETGRPKGFGFIEMDDESALKAISSLDNTEFMGRKIKVNEANPKK; encoded by the coding sequence TTGAAAAGTATCTATGTTGGAAATCTCGCTTACTCTGCGACAAATCAGGATTTAGTTGATTTATTTACACAATTTGGCAAAGTAGAGTCTGTCAAACTCATTAACGACAGAGAGACAGGTAGACCAAAGGGGTTTGGCTTTATCGAAATGGACGATGAGAGCGCACTAAAAGCTATCAGCAGCCTTGATAATACAGAATTTATGGGACGCAAAATAAAAGTCAATGAGGCTAATCCCAAAAAATAG
- a CDS encoding carbonic anhydrase: MKELFEGAIKFQEEDFNAHKDLYESLKKHQEPHTLFISCVDSRVVPNLITNTLPGDLFVVRNIGNIVPPYKESQTLREGYLATTAAIEYALTILEIQNIIICGHSNCGACAAIYEPPTKLEQTPYVKKWISLLNPVKQKVESLKPNSKSKRIWLTEQINIEQQLENLMTYPFVEERFDRGELRIYGWYYIIETGEILNYNLISREFKPISHNKEKKQ; encoded by the coding sequence ATGAAAGAATTGTTTGAAGGGGCAATAAAATTTCAAGAAGAGGACTTTAACGCGCATAAAGATCTCTATGAAAGCCTCAAAAAACACCAAGAACCGCACACGCTTTTTATCTCTTGTGTAGATTCTCGTGTCGTGCCAAATCTCATCACCAATACCCTGCCGGGCGATTTATTTGTTGTGCGTAATATCGGCAACATCGTCCCTCCTTATAAAGAGTCTCAAACCCTGCGCGAAGGCTATCTAGCGACAACAGCAGCGATCGAATACGCACTCACGATTTTAGAGATACAAAACATCATCATTTGCGGGCATAGTAATTGTGGCGCGTGTGCGGCGATTTATGAGCCTCCGACAAAGCTTGAGCAAACGCCCTATGTCAAAAAATGGATAAGTCTTCTTAATCCTGTAAAACAAAAAGTCGAATCACTCAAGCCAAACTCTAAATCCAAACGAATTTGGCTCACAGAGCAAATCAATATCGAACAGCAATTAGAAAATCTAATGACTTATCCATTTGTCGAGGAGAGATTTGATAGAGGCGAGCTACGAATTTATGGTTGGTATTATATCATTGAGACAGGCGAGATTCTAAACTACAACCTCATCTCACGCGAATTCAAACCAATCTCACATAATAAAGAAAAAAAACAATAA